The Gammaproteobacteria bacterium region ATACCGATCGCAAGTTTCAAGATACCGATCGCAAGTTTCAAGATACCGATCGCAAACTCAAGGAACTAGGCAAACAAATTGGTGGTTTGGGTGAAAAGTTTGGGAGTTTCACCGAGGGACTAGCTTTGCCTTCGATGGAGAAAATTCTCCAGCAACGCTTCGGTATGGAAGTGGTTAGCCCCAGCGTAAGAGTCAGCAAAGATGGGGAACACCTGGAAATTGATGTACTAGCCTATGCCAATGGCAACATCAATCAAGTGTATCTGGTGGAAGTCAAAAGCCACCCCCGAGAAGAATCTATCGTACAAATCAAAACTTTACTGGAACGATTCCGCACTTATTTTCCCGAGCATAAAAATAAAACTCTTTACGGTATACTCGCTGCGGT contains the following coding sequences:
- a CDS encoding hypothetical protein (Evidence 5 : Unknown function), giving the protein MGEKFGSFTEGLALPSMEKILQQRFGMEVVSPSVRVSKDGEHLEIDVLAYANGNINQVYLVEVKSHPREESIVQIKTLLERFRTYFPEHKNKTLYGILAAVDISTALRARALREGLYVARIHDHVFEMDTPEDFQPKAY